The segment GCAGTGAAACCGAAGCTGTAGTTGCTCACTTCTTGGGATTGCCGATTGTTTTTGCCTGTTTCTTTACCCACAGATCTACATCCTCTTTGTTAAATTTCCACAGCCTACCAATTTTATGAGCCGGAAGATC is part of the Candidatus Cloacimonadota bacterium genome and harbors:
- a CDS encoding helix-turn-helix domain-containing protein translates to MEDRWLSVDEISIYLGVTRETVYKWLSERDLPAHKIGRLWKFNKEDVDLWVKKQAKTIGNPKK